The Streptomyces uncialis genomic interval CCACGAGGGCCTTCAGGGCGTCCAGCGGATGGTTCTCGATGAGTTTGCCCTCGGCCTGGCAGCCGGCCGCCCGCAGGGCCGTCAGGGAGACGCTGAGCGCCTGTTCCGCCGGGCCGGTGGCCTCATGTCCTTCGGGGGTGTCGCCCTCGCGTGCGGCGTCCTCCAGCTCGCCGAGCGCCACGTCGTCGATGGCCCGCAGAAGGCGGTCCGCCTGGTCGCCGCGGGGCTGGAGGAGCACATGGAAGGTGGCGCCCTCGTCGCCGTGCAAGGTCGTGACGAACTCCACGTCGACGGACGTCAGGGCTTTTTCGATCATCAGTACGCTCGTGAACACGACAGGTGCCCTTCTCCATCCCGTGGGCCCCTTCCGGAGCCCGCTGCGGAAACCATCCTGCCCCGTGATCGCACGGGGTCTGCGTGTTTTAGTGTGCCCACCGGAAGCGAAGCGGAACAGATCATTCCGCTGAATGTCGACCTTGGTGGTACCGAGCGAACAAGAAGCCGTCCTCCTCCAGGAGCGAGCGGAGGGCGAACCGTTCCGGCACGGTGAGCGCGGGGCCGCCCGCGATCCGCTGGGCGTCCCCGGCGGTGAGCATCGGCGAGACGGTCAGACACAGCTCGTCCAGGACCCGCGCCGCCACGAACTGGCCGAGCAGCCGGGGTCCCCCTTCGGTGAGCAGCCGCCGCAGTCCCCGCTCCGCCAGGGCGCGCACCGCGCGCGCGGGATCCACCGCCGCACCGTCCCCGGCGATCACGATCTCCGCGCCCGCCGCGCGGGCGGCGGCGACCCGGTCGGCGGGGGCACCGGCCCCGGTCACCAGCAGGGTGGGCACCAAGGGCTCGGTGAACAGGGGAGACGAGAAGTCGAGGTCGAGACCGGCGCTGACGACCGCGACGGCCGGAGCGGGCGCCTGTCCGTCGGCGGCGCGGCGGGCGGCGAACGCCTCCCGCGCGCGGGCGGGCCGGTAGCCCTCCTGGCGTACCGTTTCTGCACCGACGACCACGACATCGGCCAGACCACGCAGGGTGCCGAAGACACGCATGTCGGCGGCGCTGGAGATGGGCTGTGAGCGGCCGTCGTGCTGGGCGGCACCGTCGAGGGTCGACACCATGTTGGCGCGCAGCCATACGTCGCGGTCCGCCGGATAGGCGTAGGCGTCCGCGAGTTCGTCCAGACTCCACTCACGGTCCGGGGCGGGAGCAGCGGCCTGCGTCTGCGTCTGCGCCGATAGGTCGTCCGGGGCGGACGCACCCGT includes:
- a CDS encoding indole-3-glycerol phosphate synthase produces the protein MFTSVLMIEKALTSVDVEFVTTLHGDEGATFHVLLQPRGDQADRLLRAIDDVALGELEDAAREGDTPEGHEATGPAEQALSVSLTALRAAGCQAEGKLIENHPLDALKALVDEVGADEVIVLTDPHYVEEFFHRDWASRARHKVGVPVLKLFSHSKA
- a CDS encoding pyrimidine reductase family protein, with translation MRRLLPVTDQTSGRGPLGGTGSARVPTGASAPDDLSAQTQTQAAAPAPDREWSLDELADAYAYPADRDVWLRANMVSTLDGAAQHDGRSQPISSAADMRVFGTLRGLADVVVVGAETVRQEGYRPARAREAFAARRAADGQAPAPAVAVVSAGLDLDFSSPLFTEPLVPTLLVTGAGAPADRVAAARAAGAEIVIAGDGAAVDPARAVRALAERGLRRLLTEGGPRLLGQFVAARVLDELCLTVSPMLTAGDAQRIAGGPALTVPERFALRSLLEEDGFLFARYHQGRHSAE